In one Candidatus Polarisedimenticolia bacterium genomic region, the following are encoded:
- the gatC gene encoding Asp-tRNA(Asn)/Glu-tRNA(Gln) amidotransferase subunit GatC, with the protein MAITRNEVLHLAKLANLEFNEEEIDRFTRQISSILDYVARLNELDTSAIEPTTSIESGALALRDDVLVPSIPRMEALANAPESDGVHFKVPKVIG; encoded by the coding sequence ATGGCGATCACCCGGAACGAAGTCCTGCATCTCGCGAAGCTGGCCAACCTCGAATTCAACGAGGAGGAGATCGACCGCTTCACCCGCCAGATCAGCTCGATCCTCGACTACGTGGCTCGACTGAACGAGCTCGACACCTCGGCCATCGAGCCGACCACCTCGATCGAGAGCGGCGCGCTGGCGCTGCGCGACGATGTCCTGGTTCCCTCGATTCCGCGCATGGAGGCGCTGGCGAACGCCCCGGAGTCGGACGGCGTCCATTTCAAGGTCCCGAAGGTGATCGGTTGA